One Lasioglossum baleicum chromosome 6, iyLasBale1, whole genome shotgun sequence genomic window carries:
- the LOC143209589 gene encoding glyoxalase domain-containing protein 4, whose protein sequence is MVTGRALHFVFKIPNRKLTAKFYREILGMKVLRHEEFADGCDAACNGPYANRWSKTMIGYGPEDSHFVIELTYNYGIKEYESGNDFRGITIKSKEAIERARSNGWPISEEDGKFVLEAPGGYKYYLINEPQPKDKDPVEKVTLSSSNLQKTTTYWKDILELKVFNQAEKSVLLGYGDDQAKLEFQDIGTKVDHAKAYGRIAFSVPHEEQPEIQRRIKESGNVILTDLITLDTPGKASVRVIILADPDGHEICFVDDEGFRQLSVPDYPSERILDRYIAKEE, encoded by the exons ATGGTTACCGGGCGAGCTCTGCATTTTGTGTTCAAAATTCCGAATCGGAAATTGACGGCGAAATTTTATCGAGAAATTCTTGGAATGAAG GTATTACGACACGAAGAATTTGCTGATGGTTGTGATGCCGCCTGCAACGG ACCGTACGCAAATCGATGGAGCAAAACCATGATAGGATATGGTCCAGAGGATTCTCATTTTGTGATAGAACTGACGTATAATTATGGAATCAAGGAATACGAGAGTGGCAACGATTTTCGTGGAATAACAATTAAATCGAAAGAAGCTATTGAAAGAGCACGTTCGAATGGGTGGCCTATAAGCGAAGAAGATGGAAAATTTGTTCTAGAAGCACCGGGTGGATACAAGTACTATCTCATTAACGAGCCACAACCAAAGGATAAAG ATCCAGTAGAGAAGGTAACTTTGTCCAGCTCTAATCTTCAAAAGACTACTACATACTGGAAAGATATTCTGGAATTAAAGGTATTCAATCAAGCAGAAAAAAGCGTATTGTTAGGCTATGGGGATGATCAGGCTAAACTTGAATTCCAAGATATTG GGACGAAGGTTGATCATGCTAAAGCCTATGGGCGTATAGCATTCTCTGTTCCGCATGAAGAGCAGCCAGAAATTCAGAGGAGGATCAAGGAGAGTGGAAATGTAATTTTAACAGACTTGATCACTTTAGATACACCAGGAAAGGCTTCTGTGAGGGTCATCATCCTTGCAGATCCA GATGGCCATGAGATTTGCTTCGTGGACG
- the Fip1 gene encoding factor interacting with poly(A) polymerase 1: MADENEDQWLYGDSTDGKEYTPISVPPESQENDSTPVATEEKSENVEDQNTEPAPDPASEALEEAEPQEEESTSPDNTQNDSNAEVTKNGVREPSSQEDGEAATDSDSDDDVHVVIGDIKSTPAYGSLNIKRGGLLTNASGVPDKLNKQPGKFSIDEFETIGVINGMPAHEFNLDQLEDKPWRQPGADITDYFNYGFNEETWRAYCERQKRMRSESGVGLILNAGGGGGGNPGGMRVPQVAITNDNSKYSGIMGPKRAGPPPGRKMAGTIDVIGSSGLASRRNLDKSPPKGNVIQVMTADRREYSRKPGFPDMSVPPPGAGMPPAFDMPPPGYPGEPAPFYMPETDPYYQSYEPTQDNQWGNDPTWQPTNLAIPMTEGEDDKDTSPKTIPTMVPPTNIPPLIPPRDSRDRERDRERERDRERELDSMGRDRERDKDRDRDREREKDSMIRERDRERDSMSRDEERDRDRSRSQYRHKDRHRHRSRSRSRRHKSRSRSPSRRKKKSRRSERERSKEESE; the protein is encoded by the exons ATGGCGGACGAGAATGAGGATCAATGGTTGTACGGGGACTCCACGGATGGAAAAGAGTACACGCCGATATCTGTGCCACCGGAGAGTCAGGAAAATGATTCGACACCCGTTGCGACCGAGGAAAAGTCCGAAAATGTGGAAGATCAAAATACAGAACCTGCTCCCGACCCAGCGTCGGAG GCACTTGAGGAGGCAGAACCGCAAGAGGAAGAATCAACTTCTCCCGACAATACGCAAAACGATAGCAACGCAGAAGTAACAAAAAATGGAGTCAGAGAACCATCCAGTCAAGAAGATGGGGAAGCAGCCACCGATTCGGATTCTGACGACGACGTCCACGTCGTCATCGGCGACATCAAATCGACCCCTGCCTATGGTAGCCTTAACATTAAAAGGGGAGGATTGCTTACAAACGCGTCCGGAGTACCAGACAAATTAAACAAACAGCCGGGGAAGTTCAGCATAGACGAGTTCGAGACGATAGGAGTTATCAATGGCATGCCTGCTCACGAATTCAATCTAGATCAATTAGAAGATAAGCCCTGGAGACAACCTGGAGCAGATATTACAGATTATTTTAATTACGGTTTCAACGAGGAAACGTGGAGGGCGTACTGTGAGAGACAGAAAAGAATGAGGAGCGAGTCGGGCGTAGGTTTAATATTGAACGCgggaggaggaggtggtgggAATCCAGGCGGTATGAGGGTACCTCAGGTGGCGATCACCAACGACAACAGCAAATACTCGGGTATAATGGGACCTAAGAGAGCAGGGCCACCTCCAGGAAGGAAGATGGCGGGAACGATAGATGTAATTGGTAGTTCGGGCTTGGCCTCTAGAAGGAACCTTGACAAATCACCACCTAAAGGAAACGTGATACAAGTCATGACCGCGGATAGGAGAGAATACTCTAGGAAACCAGGCTTTCCAGACATGAGCGTGCCTCCCCCAGGAGCCGGTATGCCTCCTGCGTTCGACATGCCTCCTCCCGGTTACCCTGGAGAACCTGCTCCCTTCTACATGCCAGAAACGGACCCTTATTATCAGAGCTACGAGCCTACACAGGATAACCAATGGGGCAACGACCCT ACTTGGCAGCCCACGAATTTAGCCATTCCAATGACAGAAGGGGAGGATGATAAGGACACCAGTCCGAAAACTATACCTACCATGGTGCCACCCACGAATATTCCGCCACTGATACCGCCCAGGGACTCTAGGGATCGCGAGAGAGatcgggagagagaaagagaccgcGAGAGAGAATTGGACTCGATGGGAAGGGACAGGGAACGGGACAAGGACAGGGATCGCGACCGTGAAAGGGAGAAGGACTCAATGATCCGGGAACGGGACAGAGAAAGGGACTCCATGTCACGGGACGAGGAGAGAGACCGCGACAGATCGAGATCTCAGTATCGTCACAAAGACCG GCATCGACACCGATCGCGATCCCGATCTCGCAGGCATAAATCGCGATCCAGAAGTCCGAGTCGGCGCAAGAAGAAATCACGACGCTCTGAGAGAGAGCGTTCCAAGGAGGAGAGCGAATAA